One Phyllopteryx taeniolatus isolate TA_2022b chromosome 12, UOR_Ptae_1.2, whole genome shotgun sequence genomic window, CAAATCATGATATCctacagtataaaaatctccaATCCCAAGAAGATTCATTATGGGAACATCCGGGCAGGTAAAATACCAGCTACTAAGACTTGTGCAACACAACTGCCTGTTAAACTGTAAATTACAGTATTCAGAGATAAATCCCATGATATGCTAAAAGTAGCAATGCGTATTTTTGACTCGTGAATCTGTGCGGCAGATAAGTTTGACGCTCCTCTTGAGTGGCTAAATATTTACTCACACAGGGTTTCTCAACAGGAGTAGGTGGTAATCATTCACGTAGAAAATGTGAAAGAAAAGCATGTGACTCATATCAGCCAGGTCAAGCTTCCAGCAGTAACAGAGGGTagatgggggggcgggggggttaaGATCATGAAGAAACACACCAGCACAGCAAGCAGTGAAGCATAGTGTTTATTTGACCCAGTACACATGATAACAAACTCAGCTGCGTAAGGAACACAATGTGAGAGGGGTGCAGTGGCAACAGAAGCCTATACAAGTGCGGTCTGTTTCTGTGCATCCCGTAAAGTGGCCTTAGCCGGAACTCTGGCCCTTTACATGCCTTGTGATAACATCTGATTAGACAGATCAGCCTGCAGTGGGTCTTCATGAGattttattgtttcttttttattaaaaaaaaaaaaaaaagaaatttgctGTCGCCAGAACTATACAGCAGATACATTGAAAATCAAAAACTGGACTGCAGCCTTAtagcaaaaatatatactttatataaGTTTTAATGATGTTGCCCTCATCCGAATAAAACGCAGACACATACAAATGTTCGTCCAACGACACTAAAGTGATATGTAGGTGGACGCAGTCGTGGCTGATTATACAATGCAAagtcacctttattgtcatcttGGAGAAGGTAAGGTGTCTGAAAGGTTTGTGTTTATTATTCTTCACATGCAATGGCGCGACGCTCCTGCCAAACCCACACATCAGGAGAAGCTGGTTGACCACCGCGGAGACAgcaatgtaaaaatgaaagGAGAGAAGAggggagagaggagagagaaaaaaaaaaaaataataaaatacaataacttGACCATTTATAAAAAGGTCTCTGCAGGAGGGAGACATGTACTTGCATATGCATCCCTTTTGAAAGAAAATTTGGAAAGAGTGCCAATTACTTCTAAAATTGAACAATACAGCACAGACTTGGACTAAGGGCTGCAGTCTCCAAAGAGGGTGGTGCAGATCTCTTCCACGGGCAGGACAACTGGAAAGAACACATTTACAAGAGAGCAACTAGCCTGTAATACTCTGGTCTTTAAAGTCCCAAAAATTGGCAATATAAAGTCATATCTACAGAAATGATTGTTAGTTAAAAATAGGGATGTTGGACAATCTATTTATGCAATTCACAGCCCTTTCACTGATGTTTTAGCTCAGGTGcagaagcaaaataaaaaaaaaacagggaccaACAAACTTCTAGGTAACTCTAAAACAGTGCTGCATTTAATAAGTCGTTACATTTTTGATTTCTCTAGATTGTTTAGGAAAATCAGtttgttacaaaataaaacacactctACTCTTGTCGATCCACATAGAAGAAGTGTAGTCTTTGCGTTATGTTTAAGGTGTTGAGGCCTTGCATCTTTCTGCTGTGAAGGAGGGCGCTTGATTTTGAGTACATCGGTCTCACAAACTCTCTCCATTTTGTCAAATCTTGTACCCTCGTCCATTGTTTGCAGCTGATCAATTTTTGTCCTTAAGTCAGCGAGGGAGGATATCCACAAATGTGCCTGCAAGCGCActtctgaatttgaaaaaaaaaaaaagtcaagagaCTTTTGGAGTGTTTTTGCACGTTCGTGTGGTAGTTCAATAGCTGCAACCGTCGGGGAAGGGCAAGCCAGCAACACAATGATCTCCGCTGTCCAGCAGATAGGGAGCGTTCTCCTCGTAGTGGGTGAGAGGCACGGTGTCGTCGTCCAGTCCCTGCAGGCTGTCCACGTCAGCCTTCAGGTTAGGCCTTTGGTTGTCGGGGAAGGCCATGGAGAAGAGGGCCTCGGGGTCACACACAAACTTGTACACGTACCGTTCACCGGCCACCTGAGCAGCAAAATTCAGTAGAAAACATTCGACTTAGACATcttcaaatgtaaacacagctcCATATTGCGAACACTTGgcatggaaaaggatggaaGGAAAGAAAGGGGTAACGTGCCTTTACCTTCTGCATGATGCCCTTCTCGTAGTAGTAACGCAGAGAGCGACTCAGCTTGTCGTAGTTCATTGCCGGTCTGTTCTTCTGGAGGCCCCAGCGGCGAGCAACCTTAAGAGGGGAGTCCATAGGTTACAAACTAAACTGTAACGTCTACAACGGAAAATCAGCTGCAGCCCAGCCACTTACCTCCTCAGGCTCAATGAGCTTGAACTCCATTCCCCGACCTGTCCAGGCGATAAAGTGTCCATTGGCCGGGTCGTCAAGCAAAGTGACCAGGAACTGCCACAGTTGCAGGGAGCCGCGGCGCTGGTACGGAGGTCCGTCTCGATAGATGGCGGACTCCTGCTTCACTTTACCTGCACGGGGGAGAGGAGAAGGGATCAAatttagaggggggggggaaaaaacaacaacaataaagcaAGCTGGTGAGTTCTGCACTTCACCACGGGCACAGTGTGGTGAGACATTTCTGCCAGGTAGCAGGTGTGAAGTTGACACACTATTCATTGTAATTCATGCAAGAGTGGAAGAAAAGGCAGAGAAACCTCACCTTCTAATCGTTCAGGGACAACACAGGTATCGTCAAAGTAGAGTTGAGGATCTCTGTCGAAGGAGAAGCCTGAAGTTGAAAAGGTTTATTATTAGTGCATTTTCACACACAATCATGCAACAGTCCAAAGCGCAATGTATCGCTAGCATGCACGATTCGCTTCCCCCTGACCGGTCATTTAAAATgccgctgacctcgactcgttCTCACATGCTGAACCCCACACGGCTCAGGGGACACAAATACCTCATAGACGAAACACTTCTAAACTCAtgagaaacacacacagagagagagagagagagagagagagagagagagagagaaaacaataaCTTACTTTCATGGTTATTTTGGTAGTAGCTCCCTGCTCTCCCAAAGGATGAGTGACAGTTGGGCACTtctgcaaaacaaaaagacagtgGGGGTATAATTTTAGACCAGAGACAACCTTTGGTGTCATCTCAAATGTGCGCCACATCAAAATCCACCTCACAGCTGATAGGTATATTTGGACTTTGTGTATAGAGATACACAGCTTTAAATAGTATATTTGATTGGCTTTTTGTTGCTAAATATCAGTAAGTAATGACGGATGGATCAGTGGCTGCTCCCAGTCACGTTAAGCTGCAACTTCAACTGCCACCCGCCTACGCACGCATATCTCAGAGTGGACTAAAACCCAGATCTGAGTCGCACCGCACAACCCACTCCAGCCCTCGCACGCCCACCAAGCCTTTAAACAGGATTAGCGCTATGGCTGCTGTGTTAAATCTCAATGATAATCAAGTTACAAGCGGCCGTCCCTCTGAGGGTTCGGGGCCTGGCTTCCGGCTCGTCTCTGCATACCAACCACGAAGCAATTGTTTATTATTCTGTGTCCCATCAACTAATAAGATTGACAGAAATCAATCAACCTTGAGCAAGACGAGACACCGCAGGACGTCTGTGTAGCAAAAGACAGACACACTAAATATCTGGTTTCACTTGGCCGTAGAACACTAGTACAGTCCCAACCAATATCCCTGACATGGACATCCTCTGTCCATCTCGAGATGATAGCCCTGTGTGACGTAGGTGTTTAAAGGCCATAAGAAGCTAAGAGGATTTGTTATTACATCACTGCCAGGCCAGCCGGTCATCCACTCTGCAGAAAAGGAGAGTAAATTATGTTGTTGGGGGTTTCCCACCCCCCACAAAAGTGAGAGCTTTTCAGGAAAAGAGGACGTTTTTGCCGCAGAGCATAACAGCTGGGTGCGTGGGTGCTAGAAGGACAACAGTCAGTTGCTTGTTTGATTTAAACCATGTGACCAAACAGTGAATCTCTTTCATCGAGGCTCACAGCTTTCCCCACCCTCCCTGAAGGTGGGCTGACAAGTGTTTGGCTCCTTCTTGTACCATGAAGTGGACACATTTTAAGGCTTTTATGATCCACTCGTCGTACCTTGCAGGCCACAAAGTCCTCTGAGGACTCTGGCCTCGATCTATTCCAGGTAGGCTCAGTGAGAAGCTTCTCTGCCACCTGGCTGGATGACCCATTTACTTTTTGCCCTTAGAGGCTTAGGCTGAGCTGAAAGACCCACTTTTACTTTACTGGCATGACTCGGGAGGAATGATCAGATTAAACTCAGAAAGTGCGAGTGTGAAAGGGAGTACCTGTGCACCCATGCCGCCATTACACGCTAAAACTTGCATTCATGTGTCAGCAGTCTGAGCAAACACGGCGAGGCACATTCTTCACCCCGAGCTAGCTTTGGACGAGCTGCCTCAAGGGACGGCTTATGAAGAGTCACTCACCGGAATCGAAACAGAAGTCGCGGGGCTCCTGCTTGATGGCCATCGGGTGGAACGCAGCCTGACGCGGGGGAGCTGGCTGGCCTACGCTCGGGACGCCCTGCTCGGCGTATCTCGGGTCGACGAGTTCTTGTTTGAAGCCATGTGGGGGTACCAAGGGTTCGGACATTTGCCGGTGGTACAGGGGCCGGCCCTCATGTGGGCGACCATTGTTGTTAGTCAGCTGGGCCAGAAAGTGGGTGCGCCCTTGACTCTCAGCTGGGGAAAAAGGTAGCGATGGCTCTGACATCTGCCTCTGGAACCTAAAGATAGTAGGAGAAAATAACATCACAGTTTAAGAGGTACTGAAAGCACGTCTTTATCGCTGGGCATACAATTTGTGAATAATGTCCACTTGCAGCCTGATTTGAAGTCGTAACAGACAATGTGTGTTGTGCAACGGACAAGGGGAAAAACGAGGAGTGACCGGCAGCCCATTTCACTTTGTACAATGATCAGATAAATTGGAACTGACTTTAGGAATGAATTTGCTAATAATGGGAAATTTGCATTACCGCTACCAGTAGTAGATATTGGTAATGGGCAGAGCCCAGGCCTTTGGTGGAGCTGCTCACCTGTGCTCTGGCGTAAAGTTATTGGCATCCTGGCCGATTAGCACACACGGGACGGCAAATGGCGGACTGTGGACCGAGTGCGGCGGCTGGTTTTGCGGGCCTGCAGTCTGTGCGAGGGGCTGTTGCTGCTGCGTGACGTGCACCGGTCGCAGTCCAGGGTTCAGGTTGGCTACATTGGTACGAGGGGGAGGAGTAGGCTCGTTGAGGGGGCGTGCTCCAGCTGTGCTGGCAGACCCACACGGAGACACCGGCGTGGAAGGAGGGGTTAATGGTTTGAAGCCAGGTGTGCACTTCCTGTCGCAGGCACTGAGTGTGAAAAGGTAAACGTCAATTAGAGGAATTGTTGTTATTCTTCCTAAAATATCTTCAGCCATCTTGTACCTGTAGCTGTAAAGGCACTTCTCTCCATAGGGCATGGGACTTCTGTCCTGGTGGCAGGGGGACAGCTCTTTGGAGGGGGTCAGTTCACGTTTGATCTTGGTGGACGGCGGTCCATGAAACATCACTGGACAGAATCAGAGAGATGACAAAACCGCCAACATCAGATAAAGTCCAGATACCACCTACGTAATTGAAGCCATAGGCAGAAGTGCAGCAGTTATCTTAATCATATTTCGCACATCTTGCGGACAATGCCTGTACGTATTGCCTCATCTGTCCAGAGCCACTTAGCAGTTATTTATCCTCCATCTATGCCCCAGTGTTTGTGTAGCTAGTGCGATTTAAACTGGACTAGACACACAAAACCCATCAAACTTCATGTCTGATTCCCATTAGGACAGACCCAATCCCAATACCCATGAATCAGTGTGGCTGCAATCTAATGGCGGTGAATGATTTTCTTCCCCCACTGCTGCTGTAACCATTAGACCAGAGACGCAGCCCTCTGCACACCGGCTGCAGTTACCAGGGCGCCGCATAATGGCCAGGAAGAAACTAGATCCCGGAGAGGAGAGGGCGTCAGACGACGAGGGCGTTGATGGACTGCGGCCGAGCAAACAACGAGCATGCGGTCCCTTGTGTGTGCCCACTCTGAAGCTTAATGGTGGGGAAAAGATTTTCCTTTGCACTCCAATGATGCAAAACGGTTGATGCTACTATCGTGTATATCTTTACGCCCCAGTTACATTCTGTGTGGAGTAAAATACTGAGACAGCTCTCATTCTACCAGAAGTAAACCAGAATGCCACTCTTCTGAGAACACTTGGACTATAGTAATATAAACAAAAGGGtcctccctgaactggtccctgCATGATGTGCTGCCAACAGAAGGGTTCTAGTTCCTCTACCTTGTCCAAAGTGTATTCAGGGGGTCTAGAGGGTTGAGAGCTTTTATATTTCTCTCTCATGTATAAAAACTGTGATTCACCAGTGCGGTCTCATTGTGACCACCTATTTTGCAATCTGGCCTTGAATTGGTGCGAGGGAGAACGCCTGCAGCCTGGCAACTGCAGCCACCGTCAGCAACTCatctcacactcacattgaagCAACACTGCAAACTCTCTTTACTAGCATAGCTTTGACTCTTCCCACGCGCCACTTCTGATTCCAGCATCATGCTACAAGGCTGGTAAGGCACATTGTCCAAAATTGAACTCCAGCCTCAACCAGCAAGATACATTTctatacacacacgcgcgcgcgcacgcacacacacgcgcacacacacacacgcgcgcacacacacacacacacacacacacgcgcgcgcacacacacacgcgcgcgcacacgcacacacacacaaagcagggTGGACATGGTAAGAGACTCCCCTATCCGTTGGAATCTGGTCTGCTCCGGCAGCGGGGCCCGAGTGCGGGAAAGTGTGAAATCAGATTAGGAGCTTGGCTCATGTGATGCCCCATGCCAATCGGCTGATTAAACTCAAAATGGTTGAGAGGGAGAGGCAGACAAGAGAGCGCACACAAGCCCAAAGCGGACTTCTGAGGACAAAGGATGACGTTTGTCTTTGACGGGATTAAGACATTTTAATAAACAACGGCTGACCCAGACTTCAGGTCAGGGAACGTTTGTGGCAAATATTGTTAAAGAAGCATGACCTGATGCTCCGCATAAACCACCAAAACAGCAGATCGGGGGTCTTGATGTAGGAATGCTTAAAACATCACAATTAGGAAGCAGCCTCTGGGGATACGGGCAACAACCACACAAAGGAGTACTCACAGCTATCCGACTGGAAGTCTGGGACAAACTGCTCATCATCCGGCACCTGGGCTGTGAGGAGAAAGGATGGAAAAAAGTTAAAGCATGGCAAAAACGAACACAAGCAgaaaagtttatatatatatatatatatatatatatatatatatatattaaaaacaaaacaaacaaaaaaagcaatcgCCAActatatgaaaaa contains:
- the etv5a gene encoding ETS translocation variant 5a isoform X2 codes for the protein MDSFYDQQVPFMVPPNSRVEEHSRVCSDRKRKFVDTELAQDTEELFQDLSQLQDIWIAEAQVPDDEQFVPDFQSDSLMFHGPPSTKIKRELTPSKELSPCHQDRSPMPYGEKCLYSYSACDRKCTPGFKPLTPPSTPVSPCGSASTAGARPLNEPTPPPRTNVANLNPGLRPVHVTQQQQPLAQTAGPQNQPPHSVHSPPFAVPCVLIGQDANNFTPEHRFQRQMSEPSLPFSPAESQGRTHFLAQLTNNNGRPHEGRPLYHRQMSEPLVPPHGFKQELVDPRYAEQGVPSVGQPAPPRQAAFHPMAIKQEPRDFCFDSEVPNCHSSFGRAGSYYQNNHESFSFDRDPQLYFDDTCVVPERLEGKVKQESAIYRDGPPYQRRGSLQLWQFLVTLLDDPANGHFIAWTGRGMEFKLIEPEEVARRWGLQKNRPAMNYDKLSRSLRYYYEKGIMQKVAGERYVYKFVCDPEALFSMAFPDNQRPNLKADVDSLQGLDDDTVPLTHYEENAPYLLDSGDHCVAGLPFPDGCSY
- the etv5a gene encoding ETS translocation variant 5a isoform X1, giving the protein MDSFYDQQVPFMVPPNSRVEEHSRVCSDRKRKFVDTELAQDTEELFQDLSQLQDIWIAEAQVPDDEQFVPDFQSDSLMFHGPPSTKIKRELTPSKELSPCHQDRSPMPYGEKCLYSYSACDRKCTPGFKPLTPPSTPVSPCGSASTAGARPLNEPTPPPRTNVANLNPGLRPVHVTQQQQPLAQTAGPQNQPPHSVHSPPFAVPCVLIGQDANNFTPEHRFQRQMSEPSLPFSPAESQGRTHFLAQLTNNNGRPHEGRPLYHRQMSEPLVPPHGFKQELVDPRYAEQGVPSVGQPAPPRQAAFHPMAIKQEPRDFCFDSEVPNCHSSFGRAGSYYQNNHESFSFDRDPQLYFDDTCVVPERLEGKVKQESAIYRDGPPYQRRGSLQLWQFLVTLLDDPANGHFIAWTGRGMEFKLIEPEEVARRWGLQKNRPAMNYDKLSRSLRYYYEKGIMQKVKVAGERYVYKFVCDPEALFSMAFPDNQRPNLKADVDSLQGLDDDTVPLTHYEENAPYLLDSGDHCVAGLPFPDGCSY